A single window of Rhodamnia argentea isolate NSW1041297 chromosome 5, ASM2092103v1, whole genome shotgun sequence DNA harbors:
- the LOC125315237 gene encoding probable carboxylesterase 12, with translation MHIKTQQHNGRSRNRLFSSILIFLSPSLKNFVETEVANDLFPLIRIYKDGRVERLMGTATVSPSLDEKTGVQSKDVAIPPGSIVSARLYIPKAVVGSPQKLPVLVYFHGGGFIIETAWSPTYHNYLNALVAEANIIAISVEYRRAREHPLPTALQFNDHVVNAT, from the coding sequence ATGCACATAAAAACGCAGCAACATAATGGAAGATCACGAAATAGACTCTTCTCCTCAATACTgatctttctttctccttcactcaaaaacttcgTGGAAACAGAAGTGGCCAATGATTTGTTTCCGTTGATAAGGATTTACAAGGATGGCCGAGTGGAGAGACTCATGGGCACAGCTACTGTCTCCCCGTCGCTCGATGAGAAAACCGGCGTCCAATCGAAAGACGTCGCCATTCCACCGGGCTCCATCGTGTCGGCGAGACTTTACATCCCTAAGGCGGTGGTCGGCTCTCCCCAAAAGCTCCCAGTCCTCGTGTACTTTCATGGGGGAGGCTTCATAATTGAAACGGCATGGTCGCCGACTTACCACAACTATCTCAATGCCCTCGTTGCGGAGGCCAACATCATTGCCATCTCCGTCGAATATAGAAGGGCACGGGAGCATCCTCTTCCGACAGCTTTACAATTCAATGATCATGTTGTAAATGCCACGTAA
- the LOC115731270 gene encoding probable carboxylesterase 12, translated as METEVAYELLSALRVYKDGRVERLRGTATVPPSLDEKTGVQSKDLAISPDSAVSARLYIPRAALGSPLRLPILVYFHGGRFINYSARSPTYHSYLNTLVAEANVVAVSVDYRRAPEHPLPVAYDDSWIALKWVASHSAGNCPEEWLNSHANLEKVFLAGDSAGANIIHNMSIRLGEEKPEGIEVPGAIMVHPYFWGNEPLPLETTEPEKRSLVERSWNIVRKTDIGCDDPLINPTMDPRLSGLGCNRVLICVAEKDVLRHRGWHYKEVLSKSGWAGVAEVMDAPGEDHAFHLFNPTCDNAVNLMKKMVSFIKEGK; from the exons ATGGAAACAGAAGTAGCCTATGAGTTGCTTTCTGCCCTAAGGGTTTACAAGGATGGCCGAGTGGAGAGACTCCGGGGCACGGCCACCGTCCCCCCGTCGCTCGACGAGAAGACCGGCGTCCAGTCGAAGGACCTGGCGATTTCGCCAGACTCTGCCGTGTCGGCGAGACTTTACATCCCGCGAGCAGCGTTGGGTTCTCCCCTGAGGCTCCCCATCCTCGTGTACTTTCACGGAGGCCGCTTCATAAACTACTCAGCTCGGTCGCCAACTTACCACAGCTATCTCAATACCTTAGTCGCGGAGGCTAACGTCGTTGCCGTCTCCGTCGATTACAGGAGGGCGCCGGAGCATCCTCTACCGGTGGCTTATGATGATTCGTGGATTGCCCTCAAATGGGTGGCCTCTCATTCCGCCGGAAACTGCCCCGAGGAGTGGCTGaattctcatgccaatctcgagaag GTGTTCCTGGCTGGAGATAGCGCGGGCGCCAACATAATTCACAACATGAGCATCCGACTGGGAGAGGAAAAGCCAGAGGGAATTGAAGTTCCAGGAGCTATTATGGTGCATCCTTACTTCTGGGGCAATGAACCGTTGCCTTTGGAGACCACCGAACCCGAGAAGAGGTCCTTGGTCGAACGGTCCTGGAACATAGTGAGAAAAACCGACATAGGGTGCGACGACCCGCTAATAAACCCGACGATGGACCCGAGACTGTCGGGTTTGGGTTGCAACAGGGTGCTAATTTGTGTTGCTGAGAAGGATGTTCTTAGACACAGAGGGTGGCACTACAAGGAGGTGCTGAGTAAGAGTGGATGGGCCGGAGTTGCGGAAGTGATGGATGCACCGGGAGAGGATCATGCGTTTCATTTGTTTAATCCTACTTGTGATAATGCtgtgaatttgatgaaaaaGATGGTCTCCTTTATAAAGGAGGGTAAATAG
- the LOC125315344 gene encoding probable carboxylesterase 12 — protein METEVAYELPSVLRVYKDGRVERLRGTATVPPSLDDKTGVQSKDLAISPDSAVSARLYIPRAALGSPLRLPILVYFHGGRFINYSAWSPTYHNYLNTLVAEANVVAVSVDYRRAPEHPLPVAYDDSWIALKWVASHSAGNGPEEWLNSHANLEKVFLAGDSAGANIVHNMSIRLGEEKPEGIEVLGAIMVHPYFWGNETLPLETTEPEKRSLVERSWNVVRKTDIGCDDPLINPTMDPRLSGLGCNRVLICVAEKDVLRHRGWHYKEVLSKSGWAGVAEVMDAPGEDHVFHLFNPTCDNAVNLMKKMVSFIKEGK, from the exons ATGGAAACAGAAGTAGCCTATGAGTTGCCTTCTGTCCTAAGGGTTTACAAGGATGGCCGAGTGGAGAGACTCCGGGGCACGGCCACCGTCCCCCCGTCGCTCGACGACAAGACGGGCGTCCAATCGAAGGACCTGGCGATTTCGCCAGACTCTGCCGTGTCGGCGAGACTTTACATCCCGCGAGCGGCGCTAGGTTCTCCCCTGAGGCTCCCCATCCTTGTCTACTTTCACGGAGGCCGCTTCATAAACTACTCGGCTTGGTCACCAACTTACCACAACTATCTCAATACCTTAGTCGCGGAGGCTAACGTCGTTGCTGTCTCCGTCGATTACAGGAGGGCGCCAGAGCATCCTCTACCGGTGGCTTATGATGATTCGTGGATTGCTCTCAAATGGGTAGCCTCTCATTCCGCCGGAAACGGCCCCGAGGAGTGGCTGaattctcatgccaatctcgagaag gTATTCCTGGCTGGAGATAGCGCGGGCGCCAACATAGTTCACAACATGAGCATCCGACTGGGAGAGGAAAAGCCAGAGGGAATTGAAGTTCTAGGAGCTATTATGGTGCATCCTTACTTCTGGGGCAATGAAACGTTGCCTTTGGAGACCACCGAACCCGAGAAGAGGTCCTTGGTCGAACGGTCCTGGAACGTAGTGAGAAAAACCGACATAGGGTGCGACGACCCGCTAATAAACCCGACGATGGACCCGAGACTGTCGGGTTTGGGTTGCAACAGGGTGCTAATTTGTGTTGCTGAGAAGGATGTTCTTAGACATAGAGGGTGGCACTACAAGGAGGTGCTGAGTAAGAGTGGATGGGCCGGAGTTGCGGAAGTGATGGATGCACCGGGAGAGGATCATGTGTTTCATTTGTTTAATCCTACTTGTGATAATGCtgtgaatttgatgaaaaaGATGGTCTCCTTCATAAAGGAGGGCAAATAG
- the LOC115731269 gene encoding probable carboxylesterase 12 — METEVLYDLSPFARIFNDGRVERLWGTETVPPSLDKKTGVRSKDVALSSDSAVSARLYIPEAAIDSPQKLPVLVYYHGGCFIFETAWSPTYHNYLNALVAEANVIAVSVEYRRAPEDPLPAAYDDSWTTLKWVASHSTGNGPEERLNSHACLEKVFLAGDSAGANIIHNMGIRSGEEKLNGIEVAGIMMVHPYFWGNEPLPSETTEPEKRSFYEMLWRAANPMSPGCDDPLVNPGMDSRLSGLGWNKVLVCVAGKDVLKYRGWYYKETLSQSGWSGVVEVMETPGEDHVFHLSNPGCDNAGKLMKKLASFMTEDEEA, encoded by the exons ATGGAAACAGAAGTGCTCTATGATCTGTCTCCATTCGCGAGGATTTTCAACGATGGCCGAGTGGAGAGACTCTGGGGGACCGAAACCGTGCCTCCGTCGCTGGACAAAAAAACCGGCGTCCGATCGAAAGACGTCGCCCTTTCATCGGACTCCGCTGTCTCGGCAAGACTCTACATCCCGGAAGCGGCGATTGACTCTCCCCAAAAGCTGCCCGTGCTCGTGTACTATCACGGAGGatgcttcatattcgaaactGCGTGGTCCCCGACTTACCACAACTATCTCAATGCCCTAGTCGCAGAGGCCAACGTCATTGCCGTCTCCGTCGAGTATAGGAGGGCGCCGGAGGATCCTCTTCCGGCAGCTTATGACGATTCGTGGACTACACTCAAGTGGGTGGCCTCTCATTCCACCGGAAACGGCCCCGAGGAGCGGCTGAATTCTCATGCTTGTCTCGAGAAG gTGTTTCTGGCCGGAGATAGCGCCGGTGCCAACATAATCCACAACATGGGCATACGATCGGGAGAGGAAAAGCTTAATGGAATCGAAGTTGCGGGCATTATGATGGTGCATCCTTATTTCTGGGGCAACGAACCGTTGCCTTCGGAGACCACGGAACCGGAGAAGAGGTCCTTCTACGAAATGCTCTGGCGGGCGGCAAACCCGATGAGCCCCGGCTGTGACGACCCGCTGGTGAACCCGGGGATGGACTCGAGGCTCTCGGGTTTGGGTTGGAACAAGGTCCTGGTTTGTGTTGCTGGAAAGGATGTGTTGAAATATAGAGGGTGGTATTACAAGGAGACGTTGAGTCAGAGTGGATGGAGTGGCGTAGTGGAAGTGATGGAAACGCCAGGGGAGGATCATGTCTTCCATTTGTCGAATCCTGGTTGTGATAATGCTGGGaagttgatgaagaaattggccTCCTTCATGACAGAGGATGAAGAGGCTTAG
- the LOC115731268 gene encoding probable carboxylesterase 12, translated as METEVAYELLSALRVYKDGRVERLRGTATVPPLLDEKTGVQSKDLAISPDSAVSARLYVPRAALGSPLRLPVLVYFHGGRFINYSAWSPTYHNYLNTLVAEANVVAVSVDYRRAPEHPLPVAYDDSWIALKWVAAHSAGNGPEEWLNSHANLEKVFLAGDSAGANIVHNMSIRLGEEKPEGIEVPGAIMVHPYFRGNEPLPLETTEPEKRSLVERSWNIVRKTDIGCDDPLINPTMDPRLSGLGCNRVLICVAEKDVLRHRGWHYKDVLSKSGWAGVAEVMDAPGEDHAFHLFNPTCDSAVNLMKKMVSFIKEGK; from the exons ATGGAAACAGAGGTAGCCTACGAGTTGCTTTCTGCCCTAAGGGTTTACAAGGATGGCCGAGTGGAGAGACTCCGGGGCACGGCCACCGTCCCCCCGTTGCTTGATGAGAAGACCGGCGTCCAGTCGAAGGACCTGGCGATTTCGCCAGACTCTGCCGTGTCGGCGAGACTTTACGTCCCGCGAGCGGCGCTGGGTTCTCCCCTGAGGCTCCCCGTCCTCGTCTACTTTCACGGAGGCCGCTTCATAAACTACTCGGCTTGGTCACCAACTTACCACAACTATCTCAATACCTTAGTCGCGGAGGCTAACGTCGTTGCCGTCTCCGTCGATTACAGGAGGGCGCCAGAGCATCCTCTGCCGGTGGCTTATGATGATTCGTGGATTGCCCTCAAATGGGTGGCCGCTCATTCCGCCGGAAACGGCCCCGAGGAGTGGCTGaattctcatgccaatctcgagaag gTATTCCTGGCTGGAGATAGCGCGGGCGCCAACATAGTTCACAACATGAGCATCCGACTGGGAGAGGAAAAGCCAGAGGGAATTGAGGTTCCAGGAGCTATTATGGTGCATCCTTACTTCCGGGGCAATGAACCGTTGCCTTTGGAGACCACCGAACCCGAGAAGAGGTCCTTGGTTGAACGGTCCTGGAACATAGTGAGAAAAACCGACATAGGGTGCGACGACCCGCTAATAAACCCGACGATGGACCCGAGACTGTCGGGTTTGGGTTGCAACAGGGTGCTAATTTGTGTTGCTGAGAAGGATGTTCTTAGACATAGAGGGTGGCACTACAAGGATGTGCTGAGTAAGAGTGGATGGGCCGGAGTTGCGGAAGTGATGGATGCACCGGGAGAGGATCATGCGTTTCATTTGTTTAATCCTACTTGTGATAGTGCtgtgaatttgatgaaaaaGATGGTCTCCTTCATAAAGGAGGGTAAATAG
- the LOC125315238 gene encoding probable carboxylesterase 12 — protein METEVLYDLSPFARIFNDGRVERLWGTETVPPSLDEKTGVRSKDVALSSDSPVSARLYIPEAAIDSPRKLPVLVYYHGGCFIFETAWSPTYHNYLNALVTEANVIAVSVEYRRAPEDPLPAAYDDSWTALKWVASHSTGNGPEEWLNSHACLEKVFLAGDSAGANIAHRMGIRLGEEKLNGIEFPGVIMVHPYFWGNEPLPSETTKTERRSAAEDHRVR, from the exons ATGGAAACAGAAGTGCTCTATGATCTTTCTCCATTCGCGAGGATTTTCAACGATGGCCGAGTGGAGAGACTCTGGGGGACCGAAACCGTGCCTCCGTCGCTGGACGAAAAAACCGGCGTCCGATCGAAAGACGTCGCCCTTTCATCGGACTCCCCTGTCTCGGCAAGACTCTACATCCCGGAAGCGGCGATTGACTCTCCCCGAAAGCTGCCCGTGCTTGTGTACTATCACGGAGGatgcttcatattcgaaactGCGTGGTCCCCGACTTACCACAACTATCTCAATGCCCTAGTCACGGAGGCCAACGTCATTGCCGTCTCCGTCGAGTATAGGAGGGCGCCGGAGGATCCTCTTCCGGCAGCTTATGACGATTCGTGGACTGCCCTCAAGTGGGTGGCTTCTCATTCCACCGGAAACGGCCCCGAGGAGTGGCTGAATTCTCATGCTTGTCTCGAGAAG gTGTTTCTGGCCGGAGATAGCGCCG GTGCTAACATAGCTCACCGGATGGGCATTCGATTGGGAGAGGAAAAGCTAAATGGAATTGAATTTCCAGGCGTTATTATGGTGCATCCTTATTTTTGGGGCAACGAACCCTTGCCTTCGGAGACCACCAAAACCGAAAGGAGGTCCGCGGCCGAGGACCACCGGGTGCGATGA